The following nucleotide sequence is from Methylocella sp..
GCGACGCCTGTTGGTTCGACTGCCTATAACCTTTCGGCGCACGGCCCCATTCTTCCGCTCGACGCCACGATGATGGCATTGACCCCGATCTCGGCATTCCGGCCGCGGGGCTGGCGCGGCGCCCTGCTGCCCGATCGGGCGCGCGTCACAATCGATATTCTCGAGGCCGATAAGCGCCCCGTCGCCGCTGTCGCCGATCATTTCGAGATTAGAAACATCATTAAGGTCACGGTCGCGATGGATCACGCGACTGGCCTCGTGCTGCTCCACGATCCCGGACATTCGCTGAATGAGCGAATCCTGCGCGAACAATTCGGATATTGAGTCATGACGGACCGCGTTCGCATCCTCGCCAAGCAGATTCTGTCTCGCGGACACGGGGTTTTGCAAAAGCTCACCCTTGAGCGGAGGCGATTTGACGGCCGATTGCAGACTCAAATTCGCGAGGTCTATGATACGGGCGACGGCGCGGCGATCCTGCTCTATGACCCCGCTCGCTCGAAGGTGGTTCTGGTGCGCCAGTTCCGTGCGCCGGCCTATCTCAATGGCGGCCATGAAAGCCTGATTGAGGTCTGCGCCGGACGGCTCGAAGGCGTCGACGCGCAAACGCGGATCATGCGCGAGGCCGAGGAGGAAACCGGGTTTACCGTGCGCCATCCGCGCCGCCTGTTCGAGGCCTATATGAGCCCTGGGAGCTTTTGCGAAAGAATCACGTTTTTTGTCGCGGAATATACGCCCGCCGATCGAACGGGCGATGGCGGCGGCCTTGAACATGAAGGCGAGGACATCGAAATTTTGGAGCCGACACTTGACGACGCGCTGGCCATGATCGAGCGCGGCGAAATCATCGACGCCAAGACGATTTTGCTGCTTCACTACGCCAAACTCGTGGGGCTGATGCAATCGCCTCCATCGCCGGATAAAGGCTAGCCATGAGCGAAACGCCGCAGCGCGAGGCTCCCCGCCGCCACCCCCGCGGCGGGCTTTATTTCGAGGACTTCGTCATCGGCGATACGGTCGAACATGGGCTCAGGCGGACCGTGACGCAAATGGACAATATGCTGTTCTCCAATATGACGCTCAATCCGCAGCCGCTGCACATTGACGCTCATTTTTGCGCTACCGAAACCGAATGGGGACGGCCGCTGATGAACTCGCTCTTCACTCTTGGCCTGATGATCGGCATTTCCGTCAATGACCTTTCGGTTGGCACGACGATCGCAAATCTCGGCATGACCGACGTGAAATTTCCAGCGCCTCTGTTCGAGGGCGACACCGTGCATGTGGTGACGGAAATAGCGGCCAAACGCTTGTCGAAGTCGAGGCCGGACGCCGGCGTCGTCGAGTTCATCCATCGCGCCTATCAGCAGGAAGGCAAGCTCGTCGCCGAGTGCCGCCGCCAGGCCTTGATCAAGATCCGGCCGCTATGAGCGGACCGATCGGCAAGACCTTCG
It contains:
- a CDS encoding NUDIX domain-containing protein, which codes for MTDRVRILAKQILSRGHGVLQKLTLERRRFDGRLQTQIREVYDTGDGAAILLYDPARSKVVLVRQFRAPAYLNGGHESLIEVCAGRLEGVDAQTRIMREAEEETGFTVRHPRRLFEAYMSPGSFCERITFFVAEYTPADRTGDGGGLEHEGEDIEILEPTLDDALAMIERGEIIDAKTILLLHYAKLVGLMQSPPSPDKG
- a CDS encoding MaoC family dehydratase; translation: MSETPQREAPRRHPRGGLYFEDFVIGDTVEHGLRRTVTQMDNMLFSNMTLNPQPLHIDAHFCATETEWGRPLMNSLFTLGLMIGISVNDLSVGTTIANLGMTDVKFPAPLFEGDTVHVVTEIAAKRLSKSRPDAGVVEFIHRAYQQEGKLVAECRRQALIKIRPL